In one Pseudomonas fitomaticsae genomic region, the following are encoded:
- the purL gene encoding phosphoribosylformylglycinamidine synthase: MLILRGAPALSAFRHSKLLEQLSQKVPAVSGLYAEFAHFAEVTGVLTGDEQQVLARLLKYGPSVPVQEPTGRLFLVLPRFGTISPWSSKASDIARNCGLSKIQRLERGIAFYVAGQFSETEAQQIADVLHDRMTQIVLANLEQAAGLFSHAEPKPLTAIDILGGGRAALEKANVELGLALAEDEIDYLVNAFNGLKRNPHDIELMMFAQANSEHCRHKIFNASWDIDGESQEKSLFGMIKNTYQMHSEGVLSAYKDNASVIVGNVAGRFFPDPETRQYGAVQEPVHILMKVETHNHPTAIAPFPGASTGSGGEIRDEGATGRGAKPKAGLTGFTVSNLQIPGFEQPWEVPYGKPERIVNALDIMIEGPLGGAAFNNEFGRPALTGYFRTFEQSITTPHGDEVRGYHKPIMLAGGMGNIREEHVKKGEIVVGSKLIVLGGPAMLIGLGGGAASSMATGTSSADLDFASVQRENPEMERRCQEVIDRCWQLGDKNPISFIHDVGAGGLSNAFPELVNDGDRGGRFELRNIPNDEPGMAPHEIWSNESQERYVLAVGPADFERFKAICERERCPFAVVGEATAEPQLTVTDSHFGNNPVDMPLEVLLGKAPRMHRSVVREAELGDDFDPSSLDIGESIERVLHHPAVASKSFLITIGDRTITGLVARDQMVGPWQVPVADVAVTATSFDVYTGEAMAMGERTPLALLDAPASGRMAIGETLTNIAASRINKLSDIKLSANWMSAAGHPGEDARLYDTVKAVGMELCPELGITIPVGKDSMSMATRWNDNGEDKTVTSPMSLIVTGFAPVADIRQTLTPELRMDKGTTDLILIDLGRGQNRMGASILAQVHGKLGKQAPDVDDAEDLKAFFAVIQGLNADGHLLAYHDRSDGGLLTSVVEMAFAGHCGLSLNLDSVAESSAEIAAILFNEELGAVIQVRQDATPDILAQFSAAGLGDCVSVIGQPINNGQINITFNGDTVFEGQRRLLQRQWAETSYQIQRLRDNADCAEQEFDALLEEDNPGLSVKLSYDVNQDIAAPYIKKGIRPQVAVLREQGVNGQVEMAAAFDRAGFNAIDVHMSDILAGRVDLNEFKGLVACGGFSYGDVLGAGEGWAKSALFNSRARDAFQGFFERNDSFTLGVCNGCQMMSNLHELIPGSEFWPHFVRNRSEQFEARVAMVQVQESNSIFLQGMAGSRMPIAIAHGEGHAEFESEEALLEADLSGCVAMRFVDNHGKVTEAYPANPNGSPRGITGLTSRDGRVTIMMPHPERVFRAVQNSWRSEDWNEDAPWMRMFRNARVWVN; this comes from the coding sequence ATGTTGATCCTGCGCGGCGCTCCTGCCCTTTCTGCCTTTCGCCACAGCAAACTCCTTGAGCAACTGAGCCAGAAGGTTCCGGCTGTCAGTGGCTTGTATGCTGAATTCGCTCACTTCGCCGAAGTCACCGGCGTCCTGACCGGCGACGAACAGCAGGTGCTTGCGCGCCTTCTGAAGTACGGTCCAAGCGTTCCGGTTCAAGAGCCGACCGGTCGTCTGTTCCTGGTGTTGCCGCGTTTCGGCACCATCTCGCCATGGTCGAGCAAGGCCAGCGACATCGCCCGCAACTGCGGCCTGAGCAAGATCCAGCGCCTGGAGCGCGGCATCGCGTTCTACGTGGCCGGCCAGTTCAGCGAAACCGAAGCGCAGCAGATTGCCGATGTACTGCATGACCGCATGACGCAGATCGTTCTGGCCAACCTCGAGCAGGCCGCCGGTCTGTTCAGCCACGCCGAACCGAAGCCGCTGACCGCCATCGACATCCTCGGCGGCGGTCGCGCCGCACTGGAAAAAGCCAACGTCGAACTGGGCCTGGCCCTGGCCGAAGACGAGATCGATTACCTGGTCAACGCCTTCAATGGTCTCAAGCGCAATCCGCACGACATCGAACTGATGATGTTCGCCCAGGCCAACTCCGAGCACTGCCGCCACAAGATCTTCAACGCCAGTTGGGATATTGATGGCGAGAGCCAGGAAAAAAGCCTGTTCGGCATGATCAAGAACACCTATCAGATGCACAGCGAAGGCGTGCTGTCCGCTTACAAGGACAACGCTTCGGTGATCGTCGGCAACGTTGCCGGCCGCTTCTTCCCGGATCCGGAAACCCGCCAGTACGGCGCGGTGCAAGAGCCGGTGCACATCCTGATGAAGGTTGAAACCCACAACCACCCGACCGCGATCGCTCCGTTCCCGGGCGCGTCCACCGGTTCCGGTGGCGAGATCCGTGACGAAGGTGCAACCGGTCGTGGCGCCAAGCCGAAAGCCGGCCTGACCGGTTTCACCGTGTCGAACCTGCAGATCCCGGGCTTCGAACAGCCGTGGGAAGTGCCGTACGGCAAGCCTGAGCGCATCGTCAATGCGCTGGACATCATGATCGAAGGCCCGCTGGGCGGCGCTGCGTTCAACAACGAATTCGGTCGTCCGGCCCTGACCGGTTACTTCCGTACCTTCGAACAGTCGATCACCACCCCGCACGGTGATGAAGTTCGCGGTTACCACAAGCCGATCATGCTCGCTGGCGGCATGGGCAACATCCGCGAAGAACACGTCAAGAAAGGCGAGATCGTCGTCGGCTCCAAGCTGATCGTCCTCGGCGGCCCGGCGATGCTGATCGGTCTGGGCGGCGGTGCCGCTTCCTCCATGGCCACCGGCACCAGCTCGGCGGATCTGGACTTCGCTTCGGTTCAGCGTGAAAACCCTGAAATGGAGCGTCGCTGCCAGGAAGTCATCGACCGTTGCTGGCAGCTGGGTGACAAGAACCCGATCAGCTTCATCCACGACGTGGGTGCGGGCGGTCTGTCCAACGCCTTCCCGGAACTGGTCAACGACGGCGACCGCGGTGGCCGTTTCGAACTGCGCAACATTCCAAACGACGAGCCGGGCATGGCCCCGCACGAAATCTGGTCCAACGAATCCCAGGAACGTTACGTTCTGGCCGTCGGCCCGGCCGACTTCGAGCGCTTCAAGGCGATCTGCGAACGTGAGCGTTGCCCGTTTGCCGTTGTCGGCGAAGCCACCGCCGAGCCGCAGCTTACTGTCACGGATAGCCACTTCGGCAACAACCCGGTGGACATGCCACTGGAAGTGTTGCTGGGCAAGGCACCGCGCATGCACCGTTCGGTGGTTCGCGAAGCCGAGCTGGGCGATGACTTCGATCCGTCGAGCCTCGACATCGGCGAAAGCATCGAGCGCGTCCTGCACCACCCGGCCGTGGCGAGCAAAAGCTTCCTGATCACCATCGGCGACCGCACCATCACCGGCCTCGTGGCCCGTGACCAGATGGTCGGCCCATGGCAGGTTCCGGTGGCCGACGTTGCCGTCACCGCCACCAGTTTCGACGTCTACACCGGTGAAGCGATGGCGATGGGCGAGCGTACTCCGCTGGCGCTGCTGGATGCTCCGGCGTCGGGCCGCATGGCCATCGGCGAAACCCTGACCAACATTGCCGCCTCGCGCATCAACAAGCTCTCCGACATCAAACTGTCGGCGAACTGGATGTCCGCTGCCGGCCACCCGGGCGAAGACGCGCGTCTGTACGACACCGTGAAAGCGGTCGGCATGGAACTGTGCCCTGAGCTGGGCATCACCATTCCGGTGGGCAAGGACTCGATGTCCATGGCCACCCGCTGGAACGACAACGGCGAAGACAAGACCGTCACCTCGCCGATGTCCCTGATCGTGACCGGTTTCGCGCCAGTGGCTGACATCCGTCAGACCCTGACCCCGGAACTGCGCATGGATAAGGGCACCACCGACCTGATCCTGATCGACCTCGGTCGTGGCCAGAACCGTATGGGCGCCTCGATCCTGGCTCAGGTTCACGGCAAGCTCGGCAAGCAGGCTCCGGACGTCGACGACGCCGAAGACCTGAAAGCCTTCTTTGCAGTGATTCAGGGCCTCAATGCCGACGGTCACCTGCTGGCGTACCACGACCGTTCCGACGGTGGTCTGCTGACCTCCGTGGTGGAAATGGCCTTCGCCGGTCACTGCGGTCTGAGCCTGAACCTGGACAGCGTTGCTGAATCCTCGGCAGAAATCGCCGCCATCCTGTTCAACGAAGAACTGGGTGCCGTGATCCAGGTTCGCCAGGACGCTACTCCGGACATCCTCGCCCAATTCAGCGCTGCCGGTCTGGGCGACTGCGTTTCCGTGATCGGTCAGCCGATCAACAATGGCCAGATCAACATCACCTTCAACGGTGACACCGTGTTCGAAGGCCAGCGCCGTCTGCTGCAACGTCAGTGGGCCGAGACCAGCTACCAGATCCAGCGTCTGCGCGACAACGCCGACTGCGCCGAGCAAGAGTTCGATGCGCTGCTGGAAGAAGACAACCCGGGTCTGAGCGTCAAGCTGAGCTACGACGTCAACCAGGACATCGCCGCGCCTTACATCAAGAAAGGCATTCGCCCACAGGTTGCCGTGCTGCGTGAGCAGGGCGTCAACGGTCAGGTGGAAATGGCGGCGGCGTTCGACCGCGCCGGTTTCAACGCGATCGACGTGCACATGAGCGACATTCTGGCCGGCCGTGTCGACCTGAACGAGTTCAAAGGTCTGGTGGCCTGCGGTGGTTTCTCCTACGGCGACGTTCTCGGCGCCGGTGAAGGCTGGGCCAAGTCCGCGCTGTTCAACAGCCGTGCCCGCGATGCGTTCCAGGGCTTCTTCGAGCGTAACGACAGCTTCACCCTCGGCGTGTGCAACGGTTGCCAGATGATGTCCAACCTGCACGAGCTGATCCCGGGCAGCGAGTTCTGGCCGCACTTCGTGCGCAACCGCTCCGAGCAGTTCGAAGCGCGCGTGGCGATGGTTCAGGTTCAGGAATCGAACTCGATCTTCCTGCAGGGCATGGCCGGTTCGCGTATGCCGATCGCCATCGCGCACGGTGAAGGCCATGCCGAATTCGAAAGCGAAGAGGCACTGCTCGAAGCCGATCTGTCCGGTTGCGTGGCGATGCGTTTCGTCGACAACCACGGCAAGGTCACCGAAGCCTACCCGGCCAACCCGAACGGTTCGCCGCGCGGGATCACCGGCCTCACCAGCCGCGACGGTCGCGTGACGATCATGATGCCGCACCCGGAGCGTGTGTTCCGCGCCGTGCAGAACTCGTGGCGTTCGGAAGACTGGAACGAGGACGCTCCTTGGATGCGTATGTTCCGTAATGCTCGTGTGTGGGTGAACTAA
- the nagE gene encoding N-acetylglucosamine-specific PTS transporter subunit IIBC, translated as MYQLFIEGLQRLGRALMLPIAILPIAGLLLRLGDTDLLNIAIIHDAGQVIFANLAMIFAIGIAVGFAKDNNGTAGLAGVIGYLVMISTLKVLDASINMGMLAGIVSGLMAGALYNRFKDIKLPEYLAFFGGRRFVPIVTGFSAVGLGVLFGYIWPPIQHGINGFGTLLMESGSFGAFVFGVFNRLLIVTGLHHILNNMAWFVFGNFTDPTTGALVTGDLSRYFAGDPKGGQFMTGMFPVMIFGLPAACLAMYRNALPERRKVMGGIFLSMALTAFLTGVTEPIEFAFMFLAPLLFLLHALLTGLSMAITNALNIHLGFTFSGGFIDMVLGWGRSTNGWLVVPVGLAYAVIYYAVFDFCIRRFNLKTPGREDVATADKAVLTENERAGAYIKALGGAENLVTVGACTTRLRLEMVDRNKASDADLKALGAMAVVRPGKGGSLQVVVGPMADSIADEIRLAMPALGRAAATTAPVAVVETSEPVAISTPQAQQWLTALGGSDNVLQLDCIAMSRIRLQLANGKALSESRLKELGCLGVSALEDGVWHLLVGERAQSLSAALEGLVNRSEVSAKV; from the coding sequence ATGTATCAACTTTTCATCGAAGGCCTGCAACGCCTCGGCCGGGCACTGATGCTGCCGATCGCGATCCTGCCGATCGCCGGCCTGCTGCTACGCCTGGGCGATACCGACCTCCTGAACATCGCGATCATCCACGACGCCGGTCAGGTGATCTTCGCCAACCTGGCGATGATCTTCGCCATCGGTATCGCGGTCGGCTTCGCCAAAGACAACAACGGCACCGCAGGTCTGGCCGGGGTGATCGGTTACCTGGTGATGATCTCCACGCTCAAGGTGCTCGACGCCAGCATCAACATGGGCATGCTCGCCGGGATCGTCAGCGGCCTGATGGCCGGGGCGCTGTACAACCGCTTCAAGGACATCAAGCTGCCGGAGTACCTGGCATTCTTCGGCGGCCGGCGTTTCGTGCCCATCGTCACCGGGTTCAGCGCGGTCGGCCTGGGCGTGCTGTTCGGCTACATCTGGCCGCCGATCCAGCACGGCATCAACGGCTTCGGCACTTTGCTGATGGAAAGCGGCAGCTTCGGCGCCTTCGTCTTCGGCGTGTTCAACCGCCTGCTGATCGTCACCGGCCTGCACCACATCCTCAACAACATGGCGTGGTTCGTGTTCGGCAACTTCACCGACCCGACCACCGGCGCACTGGTCACGGGTGACCTGTCCCGCTACTTCGCCGGCGACCCGAAAGGCGGCCAATTCATGACCGGCATGTTCCCGGTGATGATCTTCGGCCTCCCCGCCGCCTGCCTGGCGATGTACCGCAACGCCCTGCCGGAGCGCCGCAAAGTCATGGGCGGGATCTTCCTGTCGATGGCCCTGACCGCGTTCCTCACCGGCGTCACCGAACCCATCGAATTCGCCTTCATGTTCCTCGCACCGCTGCTGTTCCTGCTGCATGCGCTGCTGACCGGCCTGTCGATGGCAATCACCAACGCATTGAACATCCACCTGGGCTTCACCTTCTCCGGCGGTTTCATCGACATGGTGCTGGGCTGGGGACGCTCGACCAACGGCTGGCTAGTGGTACCGGTGGGCCTTGCGTATGCGGTCATCTACTACGCGGTGTTCGACTTCTGCATCCGCCGCTTCAATTTGAAAACCCCGGGACGCGAAGACGTCGCCACCGCCGACAAAGCGGTCCTGACCGAAAACGAACGCGCCGGCGCTTACATCAAGGCACTCGGCGGCGCGGAAAATCTGGTCACCGTCGGCGCGTGCACCACGCGACTGCGACTGGAAATGGTCGATCGCAACAAAGCCTCGGACGCAGACCTGAAAGCACTGGGCGCGATGGCCGTTGTGCGTCCGGGCAAGGGTGGAAGTTTGCAGGTGGTTGTCGGACCGATGGCCGACAGCATTGCCGACGAAATCCGCCTGGCGATGCCGGCATTGGGGCGAGCCGCAGCGACTACTGCTCCTGTCGCCGTCGTCGAAACCAGCGAACCCGTCGCAATCTCCACACCCCAGGCACAGCAATGGCTGACCGCCTTGGGCGGCAGCGACAACGTGCTGCAACTCGACTGCATCGCCATGAGCCGGATTCGCCTGCAACTGGCCAATGGCAAGGCGCTGTCGGAAAGCCGGTTGAAAGAGCTTGGATGTCTGGGTGTGAGCGCGCTGGAAGACGGTGTATGGCACTTGCTGGTGGGTGAGCGGGCGCAGAGTTTGAGTGCGGCGCTGGAGGGGTTGGTTAATCGGAGTGAGGTGAGTGCAAAAGTCTGA
- a CDS encoding SIS domain-containing protein has translation MLEEALSSFEAVQAQLQQLDPQMIEIAGRLRRQPPQVAMTVARGSSDHAASYFAYLTMQQLGVPVASLPMSVVTMQQAPLKVSGQVAFAFSQSGQSPDLVNSLRLLRKRGALSVSMVNAADSPLEAACEFSLPLLAGTESSVAATKSFIATLSASARLIAHWKEDSELLEAHNALPEGLREAAQQDWSLAIDALRDCERLMVIGRGAGFAIAQEAALKFKETSAIQAEAFSSAEVRHGPMALIDEHYPLLVFAPRGAEQAGLLSLAAEMRQRGARVLLAAPDDVSERDLTLSRAEHSALDPILAIQSFYVMAAGLAVARGMDPDQPRHLSKVTRTH, from the coding sequence ATGCTTGAGGAGGCGCTGTCCTCGTTCGAGGCCGTGCAAGCCCAACTGCAACAGCTCGACCCGCAAATGATCGAGATCGCCGGACGCCTGCGCCGTCAGCCGCCGCAAGTGGCGATGACCGTTGCCCGTGGCAGCTCCGACCATGCGGCGAGCTACTTCGCCTACCTGACCATGCAGCAACTTGGCGTGCCGGTGGCGTCGTTGCCGATGTCGGTGGTGACCATGCAACAGGCGCCGTTAAAGGTCAGCGGTCAGGTCGCGTTCGCGTTTTCCCAGTCGGGCCAGAGCCCGGATCTGGTCAATAGCCTGCGTCTGCTGCGCAAACGCGGCGCCCTCAGCGTGTCGATGGTCAACGCCGCCGATTCGCCGCTGGAGGCCGCGTGTGAATTCAGCCTGCCGTTGCTGGCCGGTACCGAAAGCAGCGTCGCCGCGACCAAGAGTTTCATCGCCACCCTCAGCGCCAGCGCCCGTCTGATCGCCCACTGGAAAGAAGACAGCGAATTGCTGGAAGCGCACAACGCCCTGCCCGAGGGCCTGCGCGAAGCTGCGCAACAGGACTGGAGCCTGGCCATCGACGCCCTGCGCGATTGCGAACGCCTGATGGTGATCGGCCGTGGCGCCGGATTCGCCATTGCCCAGGAAGCCGCGCTGAAATTCAAGGAAACCTCGGCGATCCAGGCCGAAGCCTTCAGCAGCGCTGAAGTCCGTCACGGCCCGATGGCCCTGATCGACGAACACTACCCGCTGCTTGTATTCGCCCCGCGCGGTGCCGAACAGGCCGGTCTGCTGAGCCTGGCAGCCGAGATGCGCCAGCGTGGCGCCCGCGTGCTGCTGGCTGCGCCGGACGACGTGAGCGAACGCGACCTGACCCTGAGCCGTGCCGAACACTCGGCCCTCGATCCGATCCTGGCGATCCAGAGTTTCTACGTGATGGCGGCCGGTCTGGCCGTGGCCCGTGGCATGGACCCGGATCAGCCGCGACACCTGAGCAAAGTCACTCGTACGCACTAA
- the ptsP gene encoding phosphoenolpyruvate--protein phosphotransferase: MHNNNKELTLSAPLSGPVLTLAKVPDAVFASGAMGDGIAIDPLNDTLYSPCAGVVIHVARTGHALTVRADNGAELLLHLGLDTVELQGEGFSMLVKEGARVSNGQPLLRYDLDKVGRQCKSLVSLLILTNSQDFQARPITLKTVKVGEPLLHIVARHTAAANTEELGGPEVHGHVQVAHRGGLHARPAALIRQTAQGFKSQSQLHFAGKSAPCNSLIGLMGLAIGEQDEVQVSCQGPDAQAALQALLTALATALPEDHHTASPVATTPRNRPAEAGVLHGVCAAPGLVGGPLFRLNAISLPADSGNHQPEQQLQILDTALNQVRSEIDGTLAQAKKQRNADEEAIFAAHLALLEDPALLDAAQQSIETGTAATHAWSQSIDAQCEVLQNTGSPLLAERANDLRDLKQRVLRALLGEAWHYDVPAGAIVAAHELTPSDLLQLSAQGVAGLCMAEGGATSHVAILARGKGLPCMVALGSALLDQAQGQSVVLDADGGRLELTPNTERLAEVRQAQIDRQQRRDAQQAQAHLPAETRNGVVIEVVANVASSHEAADAFANGADGVGLLRTEFLFVDRHTAPDVEEQRAAYQAVIDAMGDTSVIIRTIDVGGDKQLDYLPLPVEANPVLGLRGIRLAQARPEILDQQLRALLQVSPLQRCRILLPMVTEVDELLHIRQRVDALCLELGINQRPEIGVMIEVPAAALQAEQLAEHADFLSIGTNDLSQYTLAMDRDHAGLAARVDALHPALLRLIAMTCEGAAVHKRWVGVCGALASDPLATPVLIGLGVTELSVSPVQIGEIKDRVRQLHEAECQRLARDLLKLSSAAAVRHACHQHWPLR; encoded by the coding sequence ATGCACAACAACAATAAAGAGCTGACTTTAAGCGCCCCGCTCAGCGGCCCGGTGCTCACGCTCGCCAAAGTCCCGGACGCGGTGTTCGCCAGCGGCGCGATGGGCGACGGCATTGCCATCGACCCGCTGAACGACACTTTGTACTCGCCCTGCGCCGGCGTGGTGATCCACGTCGCCCGCACCGGCCATGCACTGACCGTGCGCGCCGACAACGGCGCCGAGCTGTTGCTGCACCTGGGCCTGGACACCGTGGAGTTGCAGGGCGAAGGGTTCTCGATGCTGGTCAAGGAAGGCGCGCGGGTCAGCAATGGCCAGCCGCTGCTGCGCTATGACCTGGACAAGGTCGGCCGCCAGTGCAAAAGCCTGGTCAGCCTGCTGATCCTGACCAACAGCCAGGATTTCCAGGCGCGCCCCATCACCCTGAAAACGGTGAAGGTGGGCGAGCCACTGCTACACATCGTCGCTCGTCACACCGCAGCGGCGAACACAGAAGAACTCGGCGGCCCGGAAGTTCACGGTCACGTGCAGGTCGCCCATCGCGGCGGTCTGCATGCGCGCCCGGCGGCGTTGATCCGCCAGACCGCGCAAGGGTTCAAGAGCCAGTCGCAGCTGCATTTCGCCGGCAAATCGGCGCCGTGCAACAGCCTCATCGGTTTGATGGGCCTGGCGATTGGCGAGCAGGACGAAGTGCAGGTCAGTTGCCAGGGCCCGGACGCACAGGCGGCGTTGCAGGCCTTGCTCACCGCATTGGCCACCGCCCTGCCCGAAGATCATCACACCGCCTCACCGGTTGCCACCACTCCACGCAATCGCCCGGCAGAAGCTGGCGTGTTGCACGGTGTTTGCGCCGCACCGGGTCTGGTCGGCGGGCCGCTGTTTCGCCTGAACGCGATCAGCCTGCCGGCGGACTCCGGTAATCATCAGCCCGAGCAACAATTGCAGATCCTCGACACGGCGCTGAATCAAGTTCGCAGCGAAATCGACGGCACCCTCGCCCAGGCGAAAAAGCAGCGCAATGCCGACGAAGAAGCCATCTTCGCCGCGCACCTGGCCTTGCTGGAAGACCCGGCCCTGCTCGACGCCGCCCAGCAATCGATTGAAACCGGTACGGCGGCAACTCACGCCTGGAGCCAGTCCATCGACGCGCAATGCGAAGTGCTGCAAAACACCGGCAGCCCGCTGCTGGCCGAGCGCGCCAACGACCTGCGCGACCTCAAGCAGCGGGTGCTCCGCGCCCTGCTCGGCGAAGCCTGGCATTACGACGTGCCGGCCGGCGCCATCGTCGCCGCCCACGAACTGACGCCCTCGGATCTGCTGCAATTGAGCGCGCAAGGCGTCGCCGGTTTGTGCATGGCCGAAGGGGGCGCGACTTCCCATGTGGCGATTCTGGCCCGGGGCAAAGGCCTGCCGTGCATGGTCGCACTGGGCTCGGCGCTGCTCGACCAGGCGCAAGGCCAATCGGTGGTCCTCGACGCCGACGGCGGTCGCCTCGAACTGACGCCGAATACCGAACGACTGGCCGAAGTCCGCCAGGCGCAGATCGACCGCCAACAACGGCGCGATGCCCAGCAAGCTCAAGCCCATCTGCCGGCGGAAACCCGCAATGGCGTAGTTATCGAAGTGGTTGCCAACGTCGCCTCCAGTCACGAAGCGGCCGATGCGTTTGCCAACGGCGCCGACGGCGTCGGCCTGTTGCGCACCGAGTTCCTGTTCGTTGATCGCCACACAGCGCCGGACGTCGAAGAGCAACGCGCCGCCTATCAAGCCGTGATCGATGCCATGGGCGACACGTCGGTGATCATCCGCACCATCGACGTCGGCGGTGACAAACAACTCGACTATCTGCCCCTGCCCGTGGAAGCCAACCCGGTGCTGGGTCTGCGCGGCATTCGCCTGGCCCAGGCCCGCCCGGAAATCCTCGATCAGCAACTGCGCGCGCTGCTGCAAGTCAGTCCGTTGCAGCGCTGCCGGATCCTGTTGCCGATGGTCACGGAGGTCGACGAACTGCTGCACATCCGCCAGCGGGTCGATGCGCTGTGCCTGGAACTGGGCATCAATCAACGTCCGGAAATCGGCGTGATGATCGAAGTCCCGGCCGCCGCATTGCAGGCCGAACAACTGGCCGAGCACGCCGACTTCCTGTCCATCGGCACCAACGACCTGTCGCAATACACCCTGGCCATGGACCGCGACCACGCGGGCCTCGCCGCACGGGTCGATGCCTTGCACCCGGCGCTGCTGCGCCTGATCGCCATGACCTGCGAAGGCGCGGCGGTGCATAAACGCTGGGTCGGCGTGTGCGGCGCCCTGGCTTCCGATCCGCTGGCGACGCCAGTGTTGATCGGCCTGGGCGTGACCGAACTGTCGGTGAGCCCGGTACAGATCGGCGAAATCAAGGATCGCGTGCGCCAGTTGCACGAAGCCGAATGCCAACGCCTTGCCCGGGACTTGCTCAAGCTGAGCAGCGCCGCCGCGGTGCGTCATGCCTGTCATCAACATTGGCCTCTGCGCTAA
- a CDS encoding Nif3-like dinuclear metal center hexameric protein, protein MYKLAFFVPDSHVEVVKDAVFAAGGGRIGDYDHCAWQVLGSGQFRPLDGSQPFIGQAGQVEQVEEWKVELVVGDELIRSVVAALKLSHPYETPAYEVWRLEDF, encoded by the coding sequence GTGTACAAGCTCGCGTTTTTTGTTCCCGACAGTCATGTCGAGGTGGTCAAGGACGCTGTATTCGCTGCCGGTGGCGGGCGGATCGGTGACTATGACCACTGTGCGTGGCAGGTGCTTGGATCTGGTCAGTTTCGGCCTCTGGACGGGAGTCAGCCGTTCATTGGTCAGGCTGGGCAGGTTGAGCAGGTCGAGGAGTGGAAGGTTGAGCTTGTTGTTGGCGATGAGTTGATTCGCTCGGTAGTGGCGGCTCTTAAGTTGAGCCATCCCTACGAGACGCCGGCTTATGAGGTTTGGCGGTTGGAGGATTTTTGA
- the nagA gene encoding N-acetylglucosamine-6-phosphate deacetylase: protein MSEDNILTADGWIRGRLIHEHGRVVSIEGVPCDPATNDLPYLLPGFIDLHVHGGGGKDIMEGASAFETITKTHVRFGTTSLLATTMTAPSAEIASVLKEVGEFCEQRPKGAARVLGVHLEGPYINPGKLGAQPNFAHTALMAEVEDYLALAPIRVITIAPEIAGHDGLIRELSSRGIRMQIGHTLGSYEEGVAALEAGATSFTHLYNAMSPLHHREPGIVGAALAHAKFAELIPDLLHVHPGAIRVALRSIPCLYCVTDSTAAAGMPDGEYKLGSHTVTKCLGGVRLPDGTLAGSTLTMDQALRNLVKIGLPIAEASQRLSQFPADYLGITERGRLAPGAWADCVRLDRSLTLTAVMVEGEDIDFKNA from the coding sequence ATGTCTGAAGACAACATCCTCACCGCTGACGGCTGGATTCGCGGCCGGCTGATCCACGAACACGGCAGAGTCGTGTCGATCGAAGGCGTGCCTTGCGATCCGGCGACCAATGACCTGCCCTATCTGCTGCCGGGTTTCATCGACCTGCACGTCCACGGCGGTGGCGGCAAGGACATCATGGAAGGCGCCAGCGCGTTCGAGACCATCACCAAGACCCACGTGCGCTTCGGCACCACCTCGCTGCTGGCCACCACCATGACCGCGCCGAGTGCCGAGATTGCCAGCGTGCTCAAGGAGGTCGGCGAGTTCTGCGAACAGCGTCCGAAAGGCGCCGCCCGGGTGCTCGGCGTTCACCTCGAAGGCCCCTACATCAATCCCGGCAAACTCGGCGCCCAACCGAACTTCGCCCACACCGCGTTGATGGCCGAGGTCGAAGACTATCTGGCACTCGCGCCGATCCGGGTAATCACCATCGCCCCGGAAATCGCCGGCCATGACGGTTTGATTCGCGAACTCAGCAGCCGTGGCATCCGCATGCAGATCGGCCACACCCTCGGCAGTTACGAGGAAGGCGTCGCCGCCCTCGAAGCCGGCGCTACCAGTTTCACCCACCTTTACAACGCCATGAGCCCGCTGCATCACCGCGAACCGGGCATCGTCGGCGCGGCGCTGGCCCATGCCAAATTCGCCGAGCTGATTCCGGACTTGCTGCACGTGCATCCTGGCGCGATCCGCGTGGCCCTGCGCTCGATCCCATGCCTGTATTGCGTCACCGACTCGACCGCCGCCGCCGGCATGCCCGACGGCGAGTACAAGCTCGGCAGCCACACCGTCACCAAATGCCTGGGCGGCGTGCGCCTGCCCGACGGCACCCTGGCCGGCAGCACCCTGACCATGGATCAGGCTCTGCGCAATCTGGTGAAGATCGGTCTGCCGATCGCCGAGGCCTCGCAACGTCTTTCGCAATTCCCCGCCGACTACCTCGGCATCACCGAACGCGGGCGCCTTGCACCTGGCGCCTGGGCCGACTGCGTGCGGCTGGATCGCTCACTCACACTGACCGCCGTCATGGTCGAAGGAGAAGACATTGACTTCAAAAATGCTTGA